GGCCGCCCAGGATGACCTCGCCCACGCCGGGCACCGTCTGCAGGCGCTCCTTCACGCGGTAGCGCGCGAAGTCGCTCACCACCTGCTGGGAGAAGGGCCCGGCCACGCCCAGCCACATGATGGGCTGGTCCTCCGGGTTGGACTTGGAGACGACGGGCGGATCAATGTCCAGGGGCAGCCGGCGCTGGGCCTGGCTCACCTTGGTCTGCACGTCCTGCAGCGCCAGGTCCACGTTGCGCGACAGGTCCAGCTCCACCGTGATGTTGGCGCTGCCCTGGCGCGCGGAGGACGTGATGCTCTTGACGCCCTCCACCTGCGTCACGGCCTCTTCGATGAACTCGACGACGTCCGACTCGACCGCCTCCGGGTTGGCGCCCTCCCACGACACGGAGATGTTGATGGTGGGGAAGTCGACGTCCGGGAACTGGCTGATGCCGATGCGCTGGGCCGCCACCAGTCCGAAGATGATGGTCGCCGCCATGATCATCCAGGCGAACACCGGCTTCTTGATGCAGACGTCGGTGATGCTCATGGACGGCCCTCCGTGGCCCGGTTCGCGTTCGTGTCGCCGCGGGCCTCGGCCGGGGGCTGCTCGCCGCCCACCCTGGGCTTCGGGCGCTCCTGCTCCACGCGCACGGACACGCCGTCACGCAGGGCCTCCGCGCCGCGCACCACCAGCGTCTCACCGGGCTTGAGGCCCTCCTTCACCTCCACCCGCCCGTCCGGCGTGCGCAGGCCCAGCTCCAGGATGCGCTCGCGCGCCTTGTTGTCCGTCACCACGAACGCCAGGAAGCCGCGCTCGCTGGGGCGGATGGCCGTCTGCGGAATCACCGGGCTGTCCCCGCGCGACTCCACTGGCACGCTCACCGTGGCGAAGGCGCCCGGGCGCAGCTTCCGCGCGGCCTCGCCCGTCACCTCCGCGGTCACCGCCACCATGCGGCTCTGCGTATCCGCGCTCGCGGACACGTAGGTGATCTTCGCCTCGTACGACCCACCGTCCGAGCGCACCGTGAAGCGCGCGGGCATCCCTGGTTGGATCCGCGTCACGTCCGCGGCGGGCACGTTGAAGCGCAGGAGCAGCGGCTCACGGCGCAGGAGCGTGGCCAGCACCACGCCCGGCTGCACGTACTGGCCCGTCTGCACGGTGCGCGTCTGGAGGATGCCGTCCATGGGGGCGCGCACGTAGGCGTCGCGCTGGTTGAGCTGCGCCTGATCCAACGCCGCCTTCGCGGCCGCCATGTCCGCCTGCGCGGTGGCGGCGCGGGCCTGGTACGTCTCCAGCTGTTCCGCGGGCAGCAGGCCCGGGCTCTGCGCGTTGACCTCCGCGCGGCGCTGGGCGCCGGCCTTCGCCTCCACCAACGCGGCCTGGGCCTTCTGCAGCGCGGCCTCCGCGGCGCGCACGGCGATGGCGTAGCGCGCGGGTTCGATCTCC
The sequence above is drawn from the Corallococcus sp. NCRR genome and encodes:
- a CDS encoding efflux RND transporter periplasmic adaptor subunit, whose amino-acid sequence is MQRTGVLALSLAVLALAPGCKKDAPAQGGKGAGRGPTQFPVEVAPVEARDVEYAVSAVGAVEAFESVQITARVPGALEKVSFAEGQTVKKGDTLAEIEPARYAIAVRAAEAALQKAQAALVEAKAGAQRRAEVNAQSPGLLPAEQLETYQARAATAQADMAAAKAALDQAQLNQRDAYVRAPMDGILQTRTVQTGQYVQPGVVLATLLRREPLLLRFNVPAADVTRIQPGMPARFTVRSDGGSYEAKITYVSASADTQSRMVAVTAEVTGEAARKLRPGAFATVSVPVESRGDSPVIPQTAIRPSERGFLAFVVTDNKARERILELGLRTPDGRVEVKEGLKPGETLVVRGAEALRDGVSVRVEQERPKPRVGGEQPPAEARGDTNANRATEGRP